Genomic window (Plasmodium reichenowi strain SY57 apicoplast, whole genome shotgun sequence):
ATTTTTTATCAAAATCAGATTTAAAAGAAATAGAAAAAAATATAAAAATAAATATTAATAATTATTTTAAACCTGAATTATTAAATAGATTAACTAATATATTAATATTTAATCCTTTAAATATTAATAATTTATTATTTATATTTAATAAATTTATAAATGAATTAAAAATAAAATTATATTTAAATAAATTAAATATTATTATACATATTAATAAAGAATTAAAATATTTTTTAGTTAAATTAATGTATAATCCTTTATATGGAGCTCGTCCTTTAAAAAGAATATTAGAATTAATTTTTGATAAATCTATAAGTGATTTATTATTAACTTACAATAAACATTATTTTATAAAAAATAAATATATTTTATATTATTATTTAAATAAATATTATAAATTGAATTTTAATATATATTTATTATAAATTTTTAACAAATATAGTTTAATTGGTAAAATATTAATTTTCCAAATTAATGATATGGATTCAATTTCCATTATTTGTATATATTTTAAATTATAAATAAATAATATGAAAAATATTCATTTATATTCAAAATCTAATAAAACAAAATATAAAACATATAAAATAAATTTAAATATAAAAAAAACTAAAAAATATAAAAATATAAAATTAGGTATTTATAATCCAAAATTAAATATAAATTCTTGTTTATATTATTTATTATTAAAATATTTAAAATATAATTTTAAATTAAGTAAAAATTTATTAAAACTTTTATTATATAAAATAAAATTATTATATAAATAATAAGAGAAATGACAGAGTGGTTTATTGTGTTTGATTTGAGATCAAAAAAATATAAATATATTTCATGGGTTCAAATCCCATTTTCTCTTTTATATTTTTATTTATTATTATAATGATATTTAATTTATATTATAAATTGAAAAAAAATTTATTATTAAAAAAATTTAAAAATATACAAATAAAAAATCATAATATTAAAAAAATTGTATATATTAAATTATTTAATATATTATTAAAAAGTAAAAATTCAAATAATTATATATATAATATTATAAATAATAAATATAAAAATATAAAATTATTATATATTATATCAAATAATAAATATAATCTACTATTATTTAAAAATATTAATTTATGGAATGTATTATTAAATTATAATATAATATTTAATAATATATATATAATTAAAAATATATTTACATATTTTTAATCTTACTATGAATTAATGAAGTATAAATTATTTTATATATTAATTTTAAAGATTTATAATTATTATAATTTCCTAAAATTTTTATATTTATATTACTTGAATCTAAACTTAAATTTATAAAACTTATTAAAATTAATTTTAATTTTAAAATTTCCTTTAAAATTAAATTTTTATTAAAATTTGTTAAAAATATATATTTAGGTAGATTTATCATATTTTTTATACCATTAAATTTACTATATAATTTAGTATAAATTATATTTAAATTATATATACATTTTTTAGATAATATATTATTAAAATATTTATTTTTAATTATTCTACTTACCCAAATATATATTATAATTTTTTTTTTTAATACAAACCAATTAGTTAATAATCCAGAAACCCATTTATTTATATATAAATTATTTGTTAAATTACATACTTTAATTGTAAAATTTTTTATTAAATTATTATTATTAATAAATAAAATTTTATTATTCATAAGTGATATATTATAAATATATAAATATAACTTATATAAATATAAAGCTATAAATGTAAAATTTAAAATACAATAATTAAACTTTATTTTATATATATATTTATAATTTTCAAAATAAATATTCTTATAAATATTTCCTATATAAATTTTTGATTTTAATAAATTATCAAAAGTAATAAACATATTTTAAAAAAAATTAATTTACTAAATATCTATACCATCCATTACCTACAGGTAATAAATCAGTTAATATTATTTTAGATTTTATATCTATTAACCAATCAATTTTATTATTTAAAATATTTAAACTTATTATTTTAAATGTATTTTGGAAACTTATATTTGTTAAAAATCCAGAATTAGCTAAAATTGATTTTGTAATACCTAAAATAATTGGTTCATATTTATAAATATAATATTTATTTAAATTTAAAGAATAATTAATTATATTTATTAATTGTAAAGATATTATATCATTATATTTGAATATTTTAAAATTATTAGATATTATTTTAATACATGATAACATTTTTTTTATAATAAGTTCAAAATAAATTGAAGGTAAATAAATATTTTGATAACTATACTGTTTCAAAATAGATTCAATTAAAATATTATACACATATATATATGAACTTTTAGTTGCTTGATAAATATTTATAGATTTTAATAAAAATCTAAAATAATATTTTAAATTTTTATTGATTGAATAAAATTCTGTATGTAAAGAATATCCACTATATAAAATAGAACTAATATCTTCAAAAATATAAGAATAAAAATTTAATTTATATTTATAATGATTAATATTATATTTATTACATATATTATATATATATATAATATTATTTAAATAATTATAATATTTTATATAAAATATTACATAAATATTATTAGAAATAAAAGAAATATTATCTTTTATATTTTTATTCTCAAATATTATATTTATAGATTGTAAACCTATAGTAATATCATTTAAATATAAATTATAAATATTATTATTAATATAATTATAAAATAATTTATTATATAATAAATTATTATTTATTAAAATATTTTTATTATATTGATATAAATTTATATTATTATTATAAATATAATAATTATTTTTATATATAATATGATTATGTATAAAATTATTATTATTATAAAATAAATTTTTTATAAAATATAAATTAATATTTATATTATATTTATATAAATATTTAATATAATTATTATATATAATATATAAATTATATTTATTATTTAATAATAAATATTTATACCAATTATATTTAAATATTTCATATAAATATAAGAAATTATTATATTTTTTTATAAAAAATAATTTATTATAAATATATTTATAAAAATTTAAATATTTTTTTTTAATTATAATATTACTTATACCATTTAAATATATAAATAACTTATTTTCATATTTATAATATATAAATATATTATTTATATAAAATAATTTATTTAAAATTTGTATATTATTAAAATTTTTTAATATAAAATTCATTTTTTTAAATAATAATTTGAATTAATAAAATTATAATTATTATTATAAATTTTATAATAATAATTTGAAAATAAATTAAAAAAATTAATTAAAAAATATATAACATTATATTTATTATTATTATTATTTAAAATAATACCTTTATTATATAAATTATATAATTTTATATAATAATAATATAAATAATATGTATATATATTATATAAAACCCATTTATTATGTATATTTTTAATTAACAACTGTATATTACTATAATTATAATATTTAATTACATTATTTAAATACTTAATAATAATATTATTTAAATTATATTTAAAATTCTTAGAAATAGAATTATAAATAAAATTACATTTTATATATTGATTTTGTAAAATATATTTATATTTAAATAATATATTATTATAATTGTATAATATTTTATTCATTAAAAATATTAAATTAAATTTAATATTAATATATTTTTTAAAATTTATAATTAATTTAAATATTTTATTTATATTTAATTTATATAAATATATTTTATAAAGTAAATATTTATTAAAATTAAATTTATCTTTTAAAATTGAACTAGCATGAAAAGTTCTCAATACCATTTGAGTACTAGGTTCACTTATAGCTTCACTAGATATAACCCCTATATGTTGCCCTAAATTATATTTATATAATTGTTTATAATTTAAACATGTATTACAAATATTATTATATATATTACATAAATATACTGATCTAATGTTTAAATATATATTTTTTCTATTATATAAATTTAATAATTTATTTAATATATATTTAGTTATATAAGTATTTTTTGTATAAATAAAAGTACCATTATTTAAATTTAAAATATTATTTTGTAAAATTTTAAATCTTAATATATTTAAAGGTAATATAATATTACCATATATATCCATATTTAATATATATTTTAATATAAAAGGTGATCTACAATTTAATTCTTTTATTATAAAATTACTTGTAATATTTATTAAACGTTTTGTTAAATATCCTGAATCTGCTGTTTTTAAAGCTGTATCAATTATACCTTTTTTAGATCCATAACAAGATAAAATATATTCATATATATTTAATTCATTTATATAATTATTTATAACAGGTTTTTCATAAATCATTCCTTTTATATTTGAAATATAACCCTTATAACCTATTAATTGTTGTAATTGAGAATATTTTATTTTTATTTTATTATTAAAAAATAAAAATAAATTTGAATAAATAGGATTAATTTTATTATATAAATTATTATTTAAAATACTTTGAATTTTATTTATAACTTTTAAATAATAATAATTATTTAAAAATATATTTATATAATTATTTTTAATTTCGTAATATTTATTATTATAAATATTATTAATTTTATTTTTATATAAAATTAATAAATATATAAAATTTGAAAAATCTTTTATATTTAAGGAATAATTATATAAAAAACTATATTCATATCCTAAATATAATAATTCATGTAATATTTTAAAACTTATATTATATTTAAATATAATTAATAATTTTTTTTCTAAAATTTTTAAATTATACTTATTAAAAAAATAAAAATACATATTTATTATTAATATATATACATATATAAATTTATAATTATTCTATTAATAGAAGTTAATATATAAAATATATTATTATTATTTATATATTTTATCCAAACTAAATTAAATATAAATAAAATATTATTATTATAATATTCATATATTTTTTCAATTGAATTAAAATAAAATATATTCAACTCATTATTATAATTTAATATTAATAAAGTATTTATTCCTAATTTATAATATTGTAAATTACTAAATAAATTTTTATTATTTGAAGGTGATATTATATTTTTATCAAAATTTAAATTAATATTAGATTCAAACTTTGAAGTTTTAATTAATGGTAAAAAAATAGACATTTGATCCCCATCAAAATCAGCATTAAAACTTGTACATCCTAATGGATAGAATTTTAATGAATAACCTTCAGTTAATAAAGGTTTAAAAGATTGTAAATTCATTCTATGTAATGTAGGAGCTCTATTTATAATAATAAATTGATTTTGTAATAATTTATTTAAAAATTTTTGTATAATAAATAAATTTTTATTAATTAATAAACTTTTAAATATTATATTTAATTTACTATTATATTTTAATATATTTATTAAAAAAGGCTTAAATAAATTTATACTAATATAATAAGGTAATCCAATATTATTATATATAATACTTGGATTTACAGTTATAACAGATCTACCAGAAAAATCAACTCTTTTACCTAATAATTTATATTTAATTGTACTATATTTACCTTGAAAAGTTTTACTAAAATTAAAAAAAGTATTATTATTTTTTAAAATTAATTTATTTATTAATAAATAATCAATTAATTGTTGTAATAATCTCTTTTCTATTATTTCAAATATAAAAAAAATATTATCACGCAAATATAACCAATATTTTAATTTATTATTTTTTAAAATTATTAATCTATAATTTTCATTTATAGTAGATATAATATATGTACTATTATTTACATAAAAATAAGGTCTTAATCCAGCAGGTAATATTGGTAATAAATCTAAAAATATCCAATTTGGTTTTATATTATTTAATATAAATAAATTAAATAAATTAATTTTTTTATATAAATATTTTTTATTATAATATTTATTATTAATTAATAATAATTCTTTATTATTTAATAATTCAGTTAATAAATTTATATTTTGTAATTTTTTATATAAAATATTATGAGAAAATAAATATTGAATAATATTTTCATATTTTTTTTTATATAAATTTATTTTTGAAAATAACTTATTATAATAAAAATACTGTTTATATTTAATATTACTAAAAAAATATTTATAATAAATTAAAAATTTTAAATAAAAAACATTTTTATTTAATAATAATGAAGCTACTTTTAAAGGACCTGTTAAATACCATAAATGTAAAATTGGAATATTTAAAAATATAAAACCTAATTTATATTTTCTATTTATATTTATTATTAATTTATTTTTACAAAATTTACAATATAAAAAAAATGAAAAATTATTTATATTATACATTTTTTTATTACAATTACAATTCCATTTATACATATAATCAAATATTTTTTCACAAAATAAACCATTTAAAATTGGTAATCCTGTATTAAAATTTATTGTATTAGGTATTAATACCTCTCCAATTATAATTTTATTTTTATAAAATATTGAAGACCATTTTATTATTTGTTTAGGATTTAATATATTTAATTTTAATCCTATAAAATTTATATTATTATGTATTATCATTATTAATAAATTATATTAATTGGTAAATTTTCTAATAAATTATTTGTATCATTAGATATACAAAAAGCTTCTATATTAATAGCTAAACTTTGTAATTCTTTTAAAACTAATTTAAAAGTTTCTGATATAAAAGTATTTTTTATTTTATAATTATTAAATAAATAATTTTTTAATATTTTTCTACTTTTAATATCATCAGATTTATAAGTAAAAAATTCTTTAAATAAATAAGAAGATCCAAAAGCCTCTAAAGCCCATACTTCCATTTCTCCAAATCTTTGACCCCCTTGTTTTGTATTACCTTTTATTGGTTGCTGAGTTAATTCTGAATATAAACCTATAAATCTATATCTAAATTTATCTTTTATCATATGAATTAATTTATAATAATAAATATTATTTAAACAAATACTATTATTAATTATATTACCAGTAAATGGATTTTTTAAATAATATTTATTATAATTATAAGACATTTTACTATTTATATTAAAATTATTATTATAATTATATTTATAATAATTAAAAATATGATTATAATTATTATAATAATTTTTATTTAAATTATTTGATATTATATATCTAGTATTTAAATATAAACTATTTAATCCATATATTCCTTCAAATATTTGACCTATATTTATTCTAGAAGGAATACTTATAGCACTTATAAATATATCAGGTTGAATTTTATTATTTAAATATGGTATATCATTTATTTCACTAATATAAGATATAATACCTTTATGACCATGTCTATTACATATTTTATCACCTAATTGTAAATATTTTTGTATACCAATATATATTCTAAATTTTAAATATATATTATTTTTTTCTGTTTTATTATATAAATGATTTGGTAATATTTCTATTTTAATAACCCTACCTATATCATGAATAGTAGAAATAATAGGTTTATTTTTAAATATTCTTAGTTTACTACCAAATAAAAAATTAATAATATTAATTAAACTTTTATTATTAAATATAAAAGGCATAAACATTAATTTTGAAACTAATATATTATTAGCTAATATATATGTACCTTCTTTTATTATACCATATTTATCTAAATTTTTAATATTTTTATAATACATTTTAGATAAATTTATACTGCATATTTCTGGTATATTATTAATTATATTTAAAGATATTTCATAAATATTTAAATGTAATGAAGTATATAAATTATTATATAAAATTCTCCTACTAATTATTATAGCATCTTCATATTCATATCCTAAATAAGAACCATAACCTACTAATAAATTATTTCCTAAACTATATTCACTATTTAATAAATTAGAATTTATAGCTAAAATCTGACCAATATTAACTTTTTCCCCTACCCATACAATAGGTTTATAAATTAATAATATATTTTGATTTATTTTTTTATAATTATTTAAATAATAAATTATTTGTCTATTAAATAAATCTCTTATTATTATTTTTATACAAGAAACATATATAACTATTCCTTCTTGATATGAAATAACTAAATAATTTAAATATTTATTTAAAATAAAATTATAATTAGTAATAATATTACTTAAATTTGGATATATAATAGGAACAATTTGAGTATGCATTTTTATACTCATTAAATTTCTAATAGAATCATTATAATGTATAAATGGTATTAAATTTTCAATAAAAGATAATAAATAATTAAAAGGTATGTAAATAATATTTTGTGTTATATTACATATTTTAAATGTATTTTTATTTATTGTTAAAATAGTTGTTTTATTAAAATTAATATTTTTTTTTAAATAAATATTATTAAAACTAATATTATAAAAATTTTTATTAAATATATTTAATAATAACTTAAAATTATATTTATTATAAAATATATATTTATAATATATTACAAATAAATATTTTAAATTTAAAAATATATTTGTAGTTANNNNNNNNNNNNNNNNNNNNNNNNNNNNNNNNNNNNNNNNNNNNNNNNNNNNNNNNNNNNNNNNNNNNNNNNNNNNNNNNNNNNNNNNNNNNNNNNNNNNGTATTTTTATTTATTGTTAAAATAGTTGTTTTATTAAAATTAATATTTTTTTTTAAATAAATATTATTAAAACTAATATTATAAAAATTTTTATTAAATATATTTAATAATAACTTAAAATTATATTTATTATAAAATATATATTTATAATATATTACAAATAAATATTTTAAATTTAAAAATATATTTGTAGTTAAATAATTAACTAAACCACAAGTTAATCCTTCATTAGTATTTATTAAACTGATATATCCTAATATATTTCTAGGTAATTCTCTTAAATCATTATTTAAAATAAATTTAGAATTTAATCCTGTAGTTATCATATTTATTTTAAATTTTTGATTTATTTCAGATAAATTATTTATTTGATCCGAATATTGAACTAATGGATTTATATTTATATTTTCTAAAATTATATTTATATATTTTTTATTATTTAATAATAAAATTATATTATTATATATATTTTTATTAATATTTAATAATTGATATTTAAATATTTTTAAATATTTTTTACTTTTTATTAATAAATTATCAATAATAGAATAAAATTTTTTATTATAAATATTATTAATATAAAAATCAGAATAATATGAAAAATTAAATTTTATTGAAAATAAAATCTTTAATAAATTCATATATATATTATTAAATTTATTTAATTTAATAATAAATAATTTTAATGATATTATATTATTAATATTATTATATTTTGAATAAATAAATTTTATATAATTATATATTAATATCTTTTTATTTATAATATTATTATATATAAATAATGATATATTTTTATTTATATATATATTATTTAAATATAATAATAAAATTAAAAAATTAAATTTAAAATTATTAAAATAACAATAAATATTTAATTTACTTATTTTAAAAATAATTCTTAATCCAAAACTAATATATATATATACATATATAATATTTTTATTATTATTTTTAAATTTTATAATAAAAATTTTATTATTTTTTTTAAATAATTGAATACATATTTTATATAATCCATTTAATATAATAATATTATTATAAATAAAAGGTAATATAAATATTAATATATTAAATTTTATAATTTTATTTATATTTATAAAATTTAATTTTAATGTTAAAATTATTTTTAATAAATTATTTATATTTTGAATAGTATCAATAGAATTTATATTTATATTAGTTAATAAAATTATAATTTTATAATAAATAAAATTAAATTTAATATTTATATTATTATTTAAAAATAAAATATAATATCTTAAATTATATATTATTTCTTGAATTAATAATAAATATAAATTTGATATTATATAATTATTTTTTACTAAAATAGGATTAATAATATATATCATTTAATTTATATTAAATTTACCTATTTTAAAAATATTAATTAAATTAAATGTATTTAAATTAAAATATAAATATATTATATCATTATTATTAAATTTTAATAAAATAATATAATTATTATTTTTATTATTTAACAAAATACCTTTAAAATTAAATATTTGTAATTTATTTCTTATATATTCATAAAAATTTAATTTAATTATTAAATTTTTATTTAAAATAAATTTTTTATTTATTATTATTTTTTTTTGAAAAAAATTTTTATATTTTTTATAATAATATTTTTTAATTATATTAATTTTTATCATATTATTTTTTAAATAATATTTAAATATATTAATTTTTTTAAAATTAATATATATTTTTTATATAATATATAAATAATATTTTTATTTTTTTTATATTTTAATAATTTTTTATATTTATTAATATATAAAAAATTTATATTAACTACATTTTTATTATATTTCATATTTAATTAATTAAATATATCTTTAATTTTTAATGAAAATAATATAGGTATTTCTAAATTAAATTCAAATGGTAATTTATTATAAATATCAGAACAAAAACCTATAATTAATAATGAAATAGACTCTGAAATACTTAAACCACGTTGCATTAATAAAAATAAATATATAATTTCAATTTTAGAAACAAAAGCTTCTTGTTTTACATAACTAGTATTATTATAATTTTTTATATAAGGAATAGTTACTGTTAAAGAATTATTACCAAATATTAAAGAACTACATTCAGTATAATTATAAGATTTATATGAAAAAGGTTTAATATATACTAAACCTCTAAATATATTTAATGAATTATTTAAAGATATACTTTTAGAAATTATATAACTTTTAGTATAAGATCNNNNNNNNNNNNNNNNNNNNNNNNNNNNNNNNNNNNNNNNNNNNNNNNNNNNNNNNNNNNNNNNNNNNNNNNNNNNNNNNNNNNNNNNNNNNNNNNNNNNAATTATAAGATTTATATGAAAAAGGTTTAATATATACTAAACCTCTAAATATATTTAATGAATTATTTAAAGATATACTTTTAGAAATTATATAACTTTTAGTATAAGATCCTATATGATACATTTTACTACCAGTATCAGCTATTTGCATATTTGATATAAAAGATATTGAATAAAAATTACTAATAGAAAATTTACCTTTTAAAATAGTAGAAGGATATTTCCATGTTATAATTGAACCAACTTCAATTTGTATCCAATCTAATTTTGAATAATTTAAACATATACCACGTTTAGTTGTAAAATTATATAAACCACCATTACCTAAATAATCTCCTCTATACCAATTTTGTAATGTATAATATTTTATATAACCATAATCTTTTACTATTATTTCTACTATAGCTACATGTAATTGTGATTCTTTATATAATGAAGCTGTACATCCTTCTAAATATAATACATATGAATATTTACCAACTATTATTAAAGTACGTTCAAATTGTGCAAAATCAGAAGAATTAGTTTTAAAATATGTTGATAAATTAAAATTACATTTTACATATTTATTATTATATTTGCTAAAGTAGCTTAATTNNNNNNNNNNNNNNNNNNNNNNNNNNNNNNNNNNNNNNNNNNNNNNNNNNNNNNNNNNNNNNNNNNNNNNNNNNNNNNNN
Coding sequences:
- a CDS encoding apicoplast ribosomal protein S2, putative encodes the protein MFITFDNLLKSKIYIGNIYKNIYFENYKYIYKIKFNYCILNFTFIALYLYKLYLYIYNISLMNNKILFINNNNLIKNFTIKVCNLTNNLYINKWVSGLLTNWFVLKKKIIIYIWVSRIIKNKYFNNILSKKCIYNLNIIYTKLYSKFNGIKNMINLPKYIFLTNFNKNLILKEILKLKLILISFINLSLDSSNINIKILGNYNNYKSLKLIYKIIYTSLIHSKIKNM
- a CDS encoding RNA polymerase beta subunit, putative, with translation MIIHNNINFIGLKLNILNPKQIIKWSSIFYKNKIIIGEVLIPNTINFNTGLPILNGLFCEKIFDYMYKWNCNCNKKMYNINNFSFFLYCKFCKNKLIININRKYKLGFIFLNIPILHLWYLTGPLKVASLLLNKNVFYLKFLIYYKYFFSNIKYKQYFYYNKLFSKINLYKKKYENIIQYLFSHNILYKKLQNINLLTELLNNKELLLINNKYYNKKYLYKKINLFNLFILNNIKPNWIFLDLLPILPAGLRPYFYVNNSTYIISTINENYRLIILKNNKLKYWLYLRDNIFFIFEIIEKRLLQQLIDYLLINKLILKNNNTFFNFSKTFQGKYSTIKYKLLGKRVDFSGRSVITVNPSIIYNNIGLPYYISINLFKPFLINILKYNSKLNIIFKSLLINKNLFIIQKFLNKLLQNQFIIINRAPTLHRMNLQSFKPLLTEGYSLKFYPLGCTSFNADFDGDQMSIFLPLIKTSKFESNINLNFDKNIISPSNNKNLFSNLQYYKLGINTLLILNYNNELNIFYFNSIEKIYEYYNNNILFIFNLVWIKYINNNNIFYILTSINRIIINLYMYIY
- a CDS encoding DNA-directed RNA polymerase subunit beta, putative (gap found within coding sequence; likely shares sequence with PRSY57_API04500B); protein product: TTNIFLNLKYLFVIYYKYIFYNKYNFKLLLNIFNKNFYNISFNNIYLKKNINFNKTTILTINKNTFKICNITQNIIYIPFNYLLSFIENLIPFIHYNDSIRNLMSIKMHTQIVPIIYPNLSNIITNYNFILNKYLNYLVISYQEGIVIYVSCIKIIIRDLFNRQIIYYLNNYKKINQNILLIYKPIVWVGEKVNIGQILAINSNLLNSEYSLGNNLLVGYGSYLGYEYEDAIIISRRILYNNLYTSLHLNIYEISLNIINNIPEICSINLSKMYYKNIKNLDKYGIIKEGTYILANNILVSKLMFMPFIFNNKSLINIINFLFGSKLRIFKNKPIISTIHDIGRVIKIEILPNHLYNKTEKNNIYLKFRIYIGIQKYLQLGDKICNRHGHKGIISYISEINDIPYLNNKIQPDIFISAISIPSRINIGQIFEGIYGLNSLYLNTRYIISNNLNKNYYNNYNHIFNYYKYNYNNNFNINSKMSYNYNKYYLKNPFTGNIINNSICLNNIYYYKLIHMIKDKFRYRFIGLYSELTQQPIKGNTKQGGQRFGEMEVWALEAFGSSYLFKEFFTYKSDDIKSRKILKNYLFNNYKIKNTFISETFKLVLKELQSLAINIEAFCISNDTNNLLENLPINIIY
- a CDS encoding DNA-directed RNA polymerase subunit beta, putative (gap found within coding sequence; likely shares sequence with PRSY57_API04500A) → MIYIINPILVKNNYIISNLYLLLIQEIIYNLRYYILFLNNNINIKFNFIYYKIIILLTNININSIDTIQNINNLLKIILTLKLNFININKIIKFNILIFILPFIYNNIIILNGLYKICIQLFKKNNKIFIIKFKNNNKNIIYVYIYISFGLRIIFKISKLNIYCYFNNFKFNFLILLLYLNNIYINKNISLFIYNNIINKKILIYNYIKFIYSKYNNINNIISLKLFIIKLNKFNNIYMNLLKILFSIKFNFSYYSDFYINNIYNKKFYSIIDNLLIKSKKYLKIFKYQLLNINKNIYNNIILLLNNKKYINIILENININPLVQYSDQINNLSEINQKFKINMITTGLNSKFILNNDLRELPRNILGYISLINTNEGLTCGLVNYLTTNIFLNLKYLFVIYYKYIFYNKYNFKLLLNIFNKNFYNISFNNIYLKKNINFNKTTILTINKNT
- a CDS encoding FeS cluster assembly protein SufB, putative (gap found within coding sequence; likely shares sequence with PRSY57_API04800B); translation: SYTKSYIISKSISLNNSLNIFRGLVYIKPFSYKSYNYTECSSLIFGNNSLTVTIPYIKNYNNTSYVKQEAFVSKIEIIYLFLLMQRGLSISESISLLIIGFCSDIYNKLPFEFNLEIPILFSLKIKDIFN
- a CDS encoding FeS cluster assembly protein SufB, putative (gap found within coding sequence; likely shares sequence with PRSY57_API04800A), whose protein sequence is LSYFSKYNNKYVKCNFNLSTYFKTNSSDFAQFERTLIIVGKYSYVLYLEGCTASLYKESQLHVAIVEIIVKDYGYIKYYTLQNWYRGDYLGNGGLYNFTTKRGICLNYSKLDWIQIEVGSIITWKYPSTILKGKFSISNFYSISFISNMQIADTGSKMYHIGSYTKSYIISKSISLNNSLNIFRGLVYIKPFSYKSYN